A single Lolium perenne isolate Kyuss_39 chromosome 6, Kyuss_2.0, whole genome shotgun sequence DNA region contains:
- the LOC127307266 gene encoding transcription factor GTE11, translating to MTPTVLVDYGPQRQIKRSYDEISYRAAAPPRGYAETVGESGSPVRVDSEDSSAPKRKCISLNSDAGGFVLKRETFVPSKLSSSERRYLRKRFRSELDSVRDLLKKPEFSAIVPVVSRAPAFSSSAAPRPKKVQRGSHVVRGAKGRFLPTKPRPEASSAATPLPEATVMKQCEAILKKLMTQKCSHIFNVPVDAEKLNIPDYNDIIKHPMDLGTIKAKLDSGAYTSPSDFAAEVRLTFNNAITYNPRGHAVHDMAIQLNKMFEARWKTVEKKLASAPAKPHVEVARADSKRRKTPPVDRSDLSVEGVRPTEAAMPKMTDAEKESFGNCLATLFEDPDQLPGHIIDLLQQDIPNNPDEAGDGEVEIDIHALSDDVLVELKKRVDKFLQERDKQHTKSEPSENEAVGVSGLSHSSTDPCKGGEPIEEDVDICGNTSPILIEKDPQIKASKLGSPSSSSSDSGSSSSDSDSGSDSESESEKVGSPAKLAKDVMVPEQPAEQPTEQEKSDVISPVDANQNAADAELREQDNESKAAPEGENAKPDSQVSPDKLLRAALLRSRYADVIVKAHGVLSQGEGGDTQEELEKLQKEEKARLLAEGNAAMEARRAEAEAESKRKRDLEREKARQALQEMERTVEINDNVHPKDLEMLGTATTEHIVSSVDETSPEHSQDGMPSFLPGSGSMLEKLGLFMKVDDEEDEEEEPSVPSSNDGEEEEPNVNSSKDGEEEEPNVTSCKDGEQEEPNVTSSKDGEEEEPNVTSSNDGEEGEIN from the exons ATGACGCCGACGGTGCTCGTGGACTACGGGCCGCAGCGGCAGATTAAGCGGAGCTACGACGAAATATCCTACAGGGCCGCTGCGCCGCCCCGCGGGTACGCGGAGACGGTCGGCGAGTCGGGCAGCCCGGTGCGCGTCGACTCGGAGGACTCCTCCGCGCCCAAGCGCAAGTGCATCAGCCTCAACAGCGACGCCGGCGGCTTCGTGCTCAAGCGCGAGACCTTCGTCCCGTCCAAGCTCTCGTCGTCCGAGCGCCGCTACCTCCGCAAGAGGTTCCGGTCGGAGCTCGACTCGGTCCGGGATCTCCTCAAGAAGCCCGAGTTCTCGGCCATTGTCCCCGTCGTCAGCAGGGCGCCCGCGTTCTCGTCCTCGGCCGCCCCTCGGCCCAAGAAGGTGCAGCGGGGCAGCCATGTGGTCCGTGGCGCCAAGGGCCGCTTCCTGCCCACCAAGCCCCGCCCCGAAGCCTCCTCCGCGGCGACGCCGTTGCCCGAGGCTACCGTCATGAAGCAGTGCGAGGCCATTCTCAAGAAGCTCATGACTCAGAAGTGTAGCCATATTTTCAATGTTCCAGTCGACGCGGAGAAGCTCAACATTCCGGATTATAACGACATTATCAAGCACCCCATGGACCTCGGGACgatcaaggccaagctggactctGGTGCCTACACGAGCCCGTCTGATTTCGCAGCGGAGGTTCGGCTCACCTTCAACAATGCGATAACGTATAATCCCCGCGGGCATGCAGTGCACGATATGGCCATTCAGCTCAACAAAATGTTTGAGGCTAGATGGAAGACGGTAGAGAAGAAGTTGGCTTCTGCCCCTGCTAAGCCACATGTTGAGGTTGCCAGGGCTGACTCTAAGAGGAGGAAGACCCCTCCTGTGGACCGCAGTGACCTGTCAGTGGAGGGTGTCAGGCCAACCGAGGCTGCTATGCCAAAGATGACGGACGCCGAGAAAGAATCCTTTGGAAACTGCCTGGCTACTTTGTTTGAGGATCCAGACCAGTTGCCTGGTCACATCATTGATTTGTTGCAGCAGGATATTCCTAACAATCCTGATGAGGCTGGCGATGGGGAGGTAGAGATCGATATCCATGCACTCAGTGATGACGTGCTAGTAGAGCTGAAGAAGCGCGTGGACAAGTTTTTGCAAGAGAGAGATAAGCAGCATACAAAATCCGAGCCTTCGGAGAATGAGGCCGTGGGTGTATCTGGCCTCAGTCACTCGTCCACAGATCCCTGCAAAG GTGGTGAGCCTATCGAGGAGGATGTGGACATTTGTGGCAATACATCCCCTATACTGATAGAGAAGGATCCACAAATCAAAGCTAGCAAACTTGGTAGCCCAAGTAGTTCCAGCAGTGATTCTGGATCTTCGTCCAGCG ATTCTGACTCTGGCAGTGACTCCGAAAGTGAATCGGAAAAAGTTGGTAGCCCAGCAAAGCTTGCAAAG GATGTTATGGTACCTGAACAACCCGCAGAGCAACCCACAGAGCAAGAAAAGAGTGATGTCATCAGTCCTGTTGATGCTAACC AAAATGCTGCTGATGCTGAACTTCGTGAGCAGGACAACGAGTCTAAGGCTGCACCGGAGG GGGAGAATGCAAAGCCTGATAGCCAAGTCTCCCCTGATAAGCTCTTACGAGCAGCTCTTTTGAGGAGCCGTTATGCTGATGTAATTGTGAAAGCTCATGGGGTTCTTAGCCAG GGTGAGGGTGGAGATACACAGGAGGAGCTGGAGAAACTGCAGAAGGAAG AAAAAGCACGGCTTTTGGCTGAAGGTAATGCAGCTATGGAAGCTCGCAGAGCTGAAGCTGAAGCCGAATCTAAGCGTAAGCGTGACCTCGAGAGGGAGAAGGCTCGTCAGGCCTTGCAGGAG ATGGAGAGAACTGTAGAAATTAATGACAACGTCCATCCCAAGGACCTAGAAATGCTTGGGACAGCTACTACAGAGCATATTGTGAGCTCCGTTGATGAGACAAGTCCTGAGCACTCCCAGGATGGCATGCCTAGTTTTCTTCCTGGTTCTGGCAGCATGTTGGAAAAACTTGGACTGTTTATGAAAgtagatgatgaagaagatgaggaAGAGGAGCCAAGTGTTCCCAGTAGCAACGATGGGGAGGAAGAAGAGCCAAATGTTAACAGTAGCAAAGATGGGGAGGAAGAAGAGCCAAATGTTACCAGTTGCAAAGATGGGGAGCAAGAAGAGCCAAATGTTACCAGTAGCAAGGATGGGGAGGAAGAAGAGCCAAATGTTACCAGTAGCAATGATGGGGAGGAAGGAGAAATCAACTAA
- the LOC127307267 gene encoding uncharacterized protein translates to MARSCYFPLRWESTGDQWWYASPIDWAAADGHYDIVRQLLHLDPNLLIKLTSLRRIRRLETLWDDDARFVDAPRHRASVARSLLLECECKHGAENTLLRAGYGGWLLYTAASAGDMGFVQELLDRDPLLVFGEGEYGVTDMFYAAARGRNAEVFRMLLDHAMSPRFSTNCRDGDGANGVGGAGGRTSVFRLEMMSRAVHAAARGGSVRMLKDLIDGRSDVSAYLDIRGSTVLHAAAGRGQLEVVKYLMASFDVINSTDNQGNTALHVAAYRGHLPVVNALVAASPSALSAVNNAGDTFLHSAIAGFRTPGFRRLDRQLELTRHLVRERAADVQKIINLRNEAGLTALHMAVVGCVHPDLVELLMTTPSIDLNVEDADGMTPLALLKEQLRSTTSERLIKQIVSAGGVLSSSVLRTRSAVVSQIKMRGGIAISPGTMFKISDAEIFLYSGIGATESRRASSCSSDGKCDAAHAETNGEGGDENHGLSEKRLSSASRAKDRLKMLLQWPRHRGKMSRTPRKSEGSSPLDTIKKLNKHVAKTPTPLRQAYTTKTTTLNNKRTLAIKSSTPTSATKKKLNSKLIHGIIEAMPHLASSSTSTRSPPSTLPRSSMSSAAPPSTKLKDICFEEDESSMMTPPYGKLKDVILDNSNRTDDPSCSNSSFADDGISVGARKNHGCGNGRLINICFGAQGLNVEDSVSGQQTSKMFKQQGLGVS, encoded by the exons ATGGCGCGGTCCTGCTACTTCCCGCTCCGGTGGGAGAGCACCGGCGACCAGTGGTGGTACGCCTCGCCCATCGACTGGGCGGCGGCCGACGGCCACTACGACATCGTGCGCCAGCTGCTGCACCTCGACCCCAACCTCCTCATCAAGCTCACCTCGCTCCGCCGGATCCGCCGCCTCGAGACGCTCTGGGACGACGACGCCCGCTTCGTCGACGCGCCGCGGCACCGGGCCTCCGTCGCGCGGAGCCTGCTGCTGGAGTGCGAGTGCAAGCACGGCGCCGAGAACACGCTGCTCCGGGCCGGCTACGGCGGGTGGCTGCTCTACACGGCGGCGTCCGCGGGGGACATGGGCTTCGTGCAGGAGCTGCTGGACAGGGACCCGCTGCTCGTCTTCGGCGAGGGCGAGTACGGCGTCACGGACATGTTCTACGCGGCGGCCAGGGGCAGGAACGCCGAGGTGTTCAGGATGCTGCTGGACCACGCCATGTCCCCGAGGTTCTCCACGAATTGCCGCGACGGGGATGGCGCGAATGGGGTTGGTGGCGCCGGCGGTCGCACCTCGGTGTTCCGGCTGGAGATGATGAGCAGAGCTGTCCACGCcgccgccagaggagggagcgTAAGGATGCTCAAGGACCTCATCGATGGTCGCTCCGACGTGTCGGCCTACCTTGATATCCGTGGATCCACCGTGCTTCATGCTGCTGCTGGGAGAGGGCAGCTGGAG GTTGTCAAGTACCTCATGGCATCTTTCGACGTAATCAACTCAACTGACAATCAAGGGAACACTGCATTACATGTAGCAGCCTACCGAGGGCATCTGCCTGTTGTAAATGCACTGGTTGCTGCATCTCCATCAGCCTTGTCAGCTGTCAACAATGCAGGCGATACGTTCCTCCACTCAGCAATTGCAGGATTCAGAACCCCGGGATTCCGACGGCTCGACCGACAGCTTGAGCTCACGAGGCATCTGGTACGAGAAAGAGCTGCAGATGTCCAGAAGATCATCAACCTGAGAAACGAAGCAGGCCTTACCGCCCTTCACATGGCTGTGGTTGGCTGCGTCCATCCGGACCTCGTCGAGCTCCTGATGACCACGCCGTCGATCGACCTTAATGTCGAAGATGCTGACGGCATGACCCCGCTCGCGCTGCTGAAGGAGCAGCTACGGTCAACCACTTCGGAGAGGCTGATCAAGCAGATAGTCTCTGCAGGAGGGGTGCTGAGCTCGAGTGTGTTGAGGACCCGGTCCGCTGTTGTTTCGCAGATAAAGATGCGAGGAGGGATCGCGATCAGTCCGGGCACCATGTTCAAGATATCTGATGCCGAGATATTCTTGTACTCGGGGATCGGCGCGACGGAGTCTCGGAGAGCTAGCTCATGCTCCAGCGATGGCAAGTGTGATGCTGCACATGCAGAGACGAACGGTGAAGGTGGTGATGAGAACCATGGGTTGTCGGAGAAGAGGCTGAGCTCTGCGAGCCGAGCAAAGGACCGTCTCAAGATGCTGCTGCAGTGGCCTCGTCACAGGGGGAAGATGTCGAGGACGCCGAGGAAATCCGAGGGCAGCAGCCCGCTGGACACCATCAAGAAGCTGAACAAGCACGTCGCGAAGACCCCGACTCCGCTTAGGCAGGCATACACCACCAAGACGACGACGCTCAACAACAAGCGCACGCTCGCCATCAAGAGCTCCACCCCGACCTCAGCCACCAAGAAGAAGCTCAACTCGAAGCTCATCCACGGCATCATAGAGGCCATGCCGCATCTGGCATCATCGTCGACGTCCACCCGGTCCCCACCAAGCACCCTCCCTAGGTCCTCCATGTCCTCCGCCGCGCCACCATCAACCAAGCTGAAGGACATCTGCTTCGAAGAAGACGAGAGCTCGATGATGACACCGCCCTATGGTAAGCTCAAGGACGTCATCCTGGACAACAGCAACCGAACGGATGACCCGTCGTGCTCGAACTCGTCCTTCGCCGACGATGGAATCAGCGTGGGAGCCCGGAAGAACCACGGATGCGGGAACGGGAGGCTGATCAACATCTGCTTCGGCGCACAGGGGCTCAACGTGGAGGACTCGGTGAGTGGGCAGCAGACGAGCAAGATGTTCAAGCAGCAGGGCCTCGGGGTGTCCTGA